The genomic interval GCCTTCTTGAGTCTTTTGCTGCGGCAAGGCTTAGCTTTACCGCCTCCGCCATTATTGAGGAAGGCGTctacgagaaaaaaggaacacgttttgtgtttttccaCTCCCCTCCTGCGAGCGCGATCCACATACAGCAGTCGCCTAACCAGGCGTGAATCTGATCttgcaggcgaagagaaacaggctGAAGAAGCGTTTGCCATGATCGGGAGCGACACAAGAGAAACGACCTCTCTAAATCTAGTTACTGTTCGTAAGCTTAGCGTAGACCACAAGTGGCAAACGGGGTACAGTAAAATCCACAGCGGTGCCGACAACGCAACCATCTACTGTTTCCGGTTCCGGTTCAAGCCACTACCCACTTGAAGCAAGTCGTTCAACCTGCATTCATCGGAGTCACCACGGGAACGCAATGCGCAATGCTGCAATCCTCCAAATAGCTGCATACCACCGTTAACCTATGTTTCGACTCTCGGGGTTGAAGCAGACTCCGATTTTTCAGCTCGATTTCGTGACTTACCCCATTCTGGGGGAAGTTCATTTCCATTCATACCCACGACAGCATAAATCTCCACaagcttctgtctcgcccGGAAACTAGTGGGCAATTGGAGGAATGGCCCAGAGAGCATACGCACAGCTTAAATTGACGGCGTGTTGTCTGTTCCACAACTCTGTTTTTGTATCTGTCCGCTATAAGTCGATGATGTAACGTGACATTTGAGGACAGTGACCCCAAAACAATCCTGCTACATATTTTTCGTCAAGCGTGCTTTGAAACGACGTCCGTGTGTTTCCACTGGTGCCTACGCAGGAGTCACCCTTCGTCCGCATTCGAATGCGTAAGCTACCAGCCCTTGTTTCAGCACCAAGAATCCAGCGAGCCTCCCTATAGTTTGTTCTGACTCTTGAATGCTCACAGTGTAGGATAACTTTTTCAAGGAAACGTGTGTAGCGCATATTTTTTATGCGAAAGCCTGGATGGCATAACACTTACTCGCACACTACGAGCCTTAAACTGGGGACGAAGGACCCCGCTACGGCGGGTACAGGTGGTAAACGCCCTTCTCTAACCAACGGTTGAGCTTTATGGGTCTACAGCCCTGGCCACTGGTTGTGGTGCAGTGCAACGCCACACGTAGATACGACTCGAAAACAGATCAAACTGAAGAAAGAGCACCCACGGTTGCCTGTCGGGGATCGGGTCATCTCGCAAAAACGTCTTAGCTTGTCAACTAGGCGGGCGAGTAGACTCGATACCCACTAGAGGAAAACGGCAATAAGTGTCGCGCAGTGGTCACAGTTTTGATTAGCGTCTGGATCCACCGGTGAAAAGCTCGTTGTCAGTCAGTTGAAGTTCACGCTATCTTGCAAAAACCACGGTGGACGATGGACCTGCAGTGAGTGTAGGGACGCGATTAGTCCATCACAGGAAGCACATGGAGATGTTTCTCCGTCCGTGAGCAACCTGTTGCGTCGTTTCGGTTTCACGAGTCGAAGTCGCTTAACCTCAATACCTGCAGCCATAGCCCCACGGTTCACTATATGATTGCTCAGCAGTAACGCGGGTGCTTCACAGCCCCACATGCAGTCCTGTGGGGCAAACCAGAGTTTAGAGAAGAGCCTCTTCGCCATCACGGCGAGTTAATATGCCTAGAGTAGCTTTAAAAACCAGAGTAGCTCGCAAACCCACACTTCGAGAGGTTGCTACTCCGTGTTACGGAGTAGCGAACCAACAACAGTTGTACTGAACCGCCGTTCTACAGTGTGCCTCGTGACATCACACAAGTGTAGACGAGTCAAGCGACAGTTAAAACGGACATCTCCGGTGTCATTATCTGTGAGATTGTGACTTGCAACTTTTGAGGCAGAATAACCGTCTCATGCGCCGGAAGAGAATCCGGACGTGAACAAAACAAATACTggtctcctctccacaggCAACGACACCAGCTGTGGGTGCAAAGGTGGTCCTACACACACTGGCTGACACCGCTAGAGCCCAGTTCACTAAGATCGAGTTAAAAAAAACACCAAAAGTTACACACTGCGAAGGACTTGTCCCCTTACAAGCCAACAGTCAGCAACGTGAAATGTTGAGGGTTGCAAGTCCCAAATATCTCCTACTGTGGAGTGTTAGTCAGGCAGTGGATCAACGGATAGACAAAACACAGTAATGGCGCCCACTGTTTGTCGAATCTAGGCGAACCGTCTTCGCGAGAGTGCGTAGGGAACCCTAAACGATCCGTGACCACCGTAGGTCACTGATATCTAAATACATTGAATGCACATACAGATCCTCAAGATGGAACATCACATGTCTGTAGCCTCGTTCCTCACATAGTACCTCCGAATCCTTCATCGGACTGGATTTTATGGTGAGTATGAGGCGCCTGTCTTTCTCACCTGAACACGGTGCTGCTGTTCCCCACGCTGTGACACACCGGCTCCACCTGTGTGTGGCCGGGCAATGATTCGGATGTTGCCAAGCAGCTTTTGGAAAATGCAAATATGTGAAAGTCCGATGCCAAATGAATCATGGATAATACAataagaaggaaaaaaatcCCGCCTGAAGCGCCTGTGTAAGCTCGTTTGTCCTGTCGATCGAgaagtcttcttcgcctgaaGTCATGTAATAAAACGGACACGCTACAGAAGCAGAACTGAAGCAACAGGCCATTTCGACTGCACCGTGACTTTTTTGCACCTTTTATGgggtgtatgtgtgtgtaccGCAGGCCACTGCCATTCGTACTACTCGTAAGTGTCTCACAACCTACATCCATTTCGGCTGTACTACTGCGGTTTCTCACCATTCTCTCCGGAGGTGCCCTCCAGCATCTTTTGACTCCTTGTGCGTGACTCGGGGAGATGCCTTACGAAGGTGCTGATGTTTTTGGTTACCTTCCTCCTTTTTGCATTCACCACCATTGCTTTTGCTGCGTCAAGAACTGTTTCTGGACTGACCGGGTAGAGAGCGATCGCAGCCGCTATTGCCGCATGTGATCTGAAATGAGCGAATGCGCCTGTGTTGTATTTCAGCAAGTACAGCAGTACAGAAAATTGAATTCTCCGGCTGCGACCTCGTGTATTGAAAAACAACTCGCCCACTGTCAAGTCAAATAACTATACGGCAGTCCGACGCATCTATCACTGACGCGAACGATCGATAGTCTGTGCTGAGAGGTGTCCAAAGAAATATTTTCCTTGAGTCGCTGGTGCAATGAACGGGCGCGGCATGTGACACAGGCAAATATGAGCAACTCACATTCACGTTTCTACTGTGTCAGCTTcctggagaaaaacaaaacggAGAATTGTGACACACGGATCTGCTGGTCCGACGGTGACCATCATACGACAGGAATATCGCCACTCGGCAGAGTTGAGTTGAATGGTGACCGTCTCACCTGCAGTACCCGCGACGATATCGTCACCAGGATATGCAAAAAACGTCGTTACGTCTGGAACTGCAGACACCAAATCCTGTTGAAGTTTCCCTTGTCCTCCTTTCTTGAAGTCCTGGGATAAGTTAAAGATTGAGGATCCCACATCACGCATTATCAGTTCAATCACAACTGTAGGTTCACCTTGGTGCCTCTCACGTTCAGTAGATTCCAACAGAGGCTCTACATCTTTGGCTCCTTCTTTCTAATCTTCGGTTTAAGTATTTACTTCTCCTCGGGCTTCTGCTACTATGTCTACAATCCTGTACTGTGTGTGGCCGCTGTTCTTACGCCAGGGAACCCAAAGGTCACCACAAATGCCAGTAAGGACACTGCTGGTAAAACACCCCCGTAGGGAGGCGCAGTGGCGGGCGAGACTCGTGGTGCTTGGCTTCTAGTAATTCATGGCTCTGCAGTATTGTCGTCCATCCACTCCCCGGTGTGTTGCTTGCATCGCGATAGATGGGCACGCTCTGTCTCAAGGCATGTTGATTGTTTGTGAACACCAGCTTACAAAACTGCCGAATGCCCTCGTCATAGGGACAACTCCGCCTAGCAAAAGCTCGCCATTGACTGTAGTGAATACCCCTCCTGCTGCCTGGACGCGGTGTCTTTCCTTATGAGACGAGGCAGTGTGAGGAGTCGACAAGTGAATCGCAGTTCTGCCAGACTTAAGTACACAACGAGAGTTGCCTGCAGGAGCAACGTATAAGAGCAAAGTGTCACACTGTGTGATGTATCTCGCTCGCCGTTTCAGTTCATACAAATGAACTTTTTGTCATGTTCTATCGTACAGCAGGATGCGTCATTCGTCTCGACTGCGGTGCAGGTTACGGCATCATGCACAACCTGCAAATGAAATTGATTTGCCTCTTGGCGTCCCTATAACCCTCCCCCCAAAATACAGCCAGATTGTAGAAGAATACAAGCACAGAACGCATCAGTCTTTCGTCTATTACTCAAGAATGACGTGTGGTATCCTTGTCAAATGAGAatcaagaagaaaagctCTTTCTCACACCCGCAACGCACTACCGTAGATCCCTGTGATTCGCTGTCGCCGGTAATCTAAACCAACATTGCTAATGACTACAGCTTCCAAGCAAGCATGAATACCGGTAAgatattgaaatccaacacttaGGCGAATCCTTGCGCCCCACCGTCATTCGATTGCATATGTTATTTAAATGATGGGAAAGTGCCTTACCTAAGCTAGCGACATGTATGGTATAGATCCCCTTGGCAGCTCTGGGATCGCGCCTGAAGTTCATGGCTACCACTGGCATGAGCGGACCTCCTAGCGCCTCAGCGACTGACGTGAACTCCTTGGCACCTTCCGGTACTATCTGCCTACCGACCACCCGGGCCTCAGTCGGTTTTTTTTCATACCGTACAAAAATGATTAGAGCTACAGATGAACACAGCAGACATGACAACGTGCAGTCAGCGTGTGACCGGATAGAGATAAAGTGAAAATTGAATCAGTTCTTGCGCCATGCATTTAGAGCAGACGCACACAGAGGAATTCAGGAACCTTAGCAGTACTCCGGCAAATGCGCAATCTGTCACAGAAAAAAATGTCAAACTTCTCAATGATGCATGTACAAGGCATTATCGTTGTGCCAAGAATAATCAGGAATTACCATGATTATCTCTGTTAATACATAGTGTTCTGTTGGTTCTATTTCTACAATAATTACCGTCTTAACTATGCTCTGCTGGCAGATTAGCACTTCGAGATATCAGTGCAGGTGCAATGGCACAGAAACTCGTCTGAACCCAGGAAATACGCCTGACGACTGACCTGACGACCCGCCAGGGAGATTCGCTGCTCTTAAGTCTCCATCCATTCTCTCGAACTGCCGAGTAATCTCCTCTTCGTTGACATCTCTCAGATCGTCTGATCAGTTTAACGCCAACACCAATAAAAGTCACCTTTGTTGCACGAAGCCCTACAGCTCACATACTGTCTCGGCAGTCTTCTCATCATGGTGCAGAAACCATCATAAGTAGAAGGGCGCTGCGATGCAAAAGTATCTCCTCAACAATCTTTCAACTCACTGAGATAGTTCATCACATTCTGCGCGAGCCACATAGCACTGTGGCGTCCCTGGAATCCGTCGAACATGGCATGTACTCGCGTTTCTGGTCTTCCCCGGAGCATTCCTTCGACGACCACCACCTGGAAAGAACCTTGGCAATACAAGAAACAGAATGACCTCAATGGTGGGAGATCTAACTCTGCAGTTCCTTGTGGAGACACCAAAGAAAGGGGGGAACACGACAACGGGTTGCAGATCCTGCTAACTCCACAACGAATTTACCTCCCTGCATTTACTCAGTACTCAGCGATACAAAATGGTTACGCTAAACCAGTCTGTTCACCCACATCATCGCTGTGGGGGCTCTCGCTCGTCGGTCTTCTATTGCGGGAGGTGGCACTAGCACACACTGTGCGCCCTTCTTCGATGTAGAGATGACGCATGAATTCCCCTGATGTGTCCACAGCCATGAATTCATTCATCCGCTGATCGCCAGACGGTGGAGTGAATCCTGGGACCGTCGCTGTGTATTTCGGCTTTTTGGCAACTGAAGGACCCTGAAAGCAACATGTGGTAGTCGTAGACCAACATAGAGATGATCGTTTTTACTCGCTGACTGTATGCTTGCTACACGAACAATTTCCTCATGGATTACCGCCCGGTAGGTGAACAAGTATTTAAAATGCGAAAGGAAGCTAATGTTGTACGCATAGAGTGTCGCACACTGTCATTCACTGCCGATGTAGTTTGTATCTTCTGGTGCTTACTTCTCCCACTCCCTATAGCCCAGGGTAAACACAAATGAAGTTTGAGTTGCACATAAGCGCAGTGAAGCAAAGCTCGAGCGAGTACACAAGAAAAACATGTTCTGCCTCGCTTGAGTTTTCTGCGATACGTGGCACGGTCAATATCAGTTCAGACTGTAATTTGGAGACGCGGATGTTACGCGTAACAGCAAATGTGAGCGAACACGGCAGCCTGAGAAACCTGAGCGCGTCGAAGAGCTACAATCCGCGTTTTACTCACCATCCCTGTTGCCTTTGAAGACACAACAGACAGACAAAAGAAGCACAGCAGCGTTTCACCCGAGAATCAAAACTCTAGAAAACCTTGATACACCGGGCTATTTCAGGATCTGCAGATGCTGCGCTTCAGCATCTGTCTAGTTGTACGCGAGTCTAACAATGCGGAATCCATCAGAGCCTCAGAGGGTTGCGCAGACAGCGTGACGCCTAGCTACAGCAGCTTCAAACGAACCAAGGTACATGACCACTATGTCGCCGGCTCATACGCCACTTCCCCACCATCCCTAAACCTTACTCTCTtaaacaagagagagacaacgtGTTGGGGCACATTTTTTTTATCTCTCATAAACCATAAGTAGGAGGGCTTGACACGACGAGATGACTGTACGATGAACGAAACCGTGGCTTTTTCAAATGATCAAATACTTATCCGTAACCGTGAATCTTACTTTGACTTTCCCCTGTAAAGTAACAAAACGTAACACAGACAACCAGGCATATCTGCCCTTGAGACGGAAAAAACGCCTTGCACGAGCTTGAAAACAGGTAATTCCACCCAATCTTGCTAACATGGAAAAATGCAACCGATGGTTCGCTTTGACTAGAACCTTACCAGCAATGTCTTGGCGTCCGCATGGAGCACTGCGAAGAGCGGAAGGCATGCCAGCGCCAACACTCTTAACGAAGCCATGGCTGCGGTAGCTTTGGCACAAGTGTATGCAGTTACTTGTTCAATGACAGGCAGAGATTTATTTGGGTTTGCACAACAAAAGTGACACTCGCACGAAAACATGCAACAAATGCAGCATAATAAAAAATGATCTGGTCCTGTAGATTGCTTCCATACAGGCTCAATCTCTCACGCGATGTGGCTAGCTAAAGCGTTTCACACACAGCCAACCGGGAACAACTTTATGTCTCCACTGTGCGCTGGTGCTGCTGACTGGTCTAGAGTGTTGCAAGTCGTTCGGAACCCTTTTGTCATTTTCAATgacaagaaaaacacaaaagcACTTCCGCCTAGTCGGCCGCATACTACAATCTGCTCCGCTTGCCGTGATGGTAACCACGAAGTAACCTGAGCGGGAGGGGACACCGAGCGAAAGCCTATTCTAGTCGTCACCTATAGGCGATCGTTAAAGAGACGCGGACATTGATGGGCGCGTATGTTTCAACTGCAGTCTAGAGAAACAGTGATCAAATCACGTTGAAAACCAATATGGGTGACTCGTTGGGAACCAAAGTGGTATGGCCGCAAACTGAcaatatgcatgcagaagcgtTCTTTCTTGTCGTCATCCATATCTCGTCGCGACATGAGCAAGACAACTGGAAGTCTCCAGTTCTCATGAGGCGAGGCACCAGTCAACCAATACAAGCTAATACCGAGCCTAGACACTCCTGGTGCTGTTATCGTTGGAAATGCACTTGTACTTTGAAATGTCACAACATCGGTAACTCAAATTTCACAATCACACTTTTGTCGACGTTCAGAATGTCTTGTGTTGCAACACTCCATTCTCACTTGGGTCTTTTTCGTGTGTCCTGCGAAACGCCTTTGTAAGCTCGACAGAGGAATCAATTCCAGTGGTGAAACTCATCTTACACCTCAGTTCGTCATCTCAGCCCTGCGGTCAGCCTGGCAAGGGAAACTCGTAACAACTTCGAGATAGATGCTTCCCCCACATCGGAGACAGCAGTGGCTTCATCCACATCTCGATACCTACGGCTCGATCAAGTACCCTTTTGAAGGTCTGGGTTACCGACTGCCGTCATCCACTGAACCACAAGATTAAAACGTGGCATTTTTTCTAGACGACTAAATAAGGCTACAGCGACGTTCGTGTGGTAGTGATAAACGAATGAGTGCCTTCGACGAGGGTGTGTGCTTTTATGAAGGTACATTCACGACTCAAGGTGTCCCGGTTAGTGTGGCACATTTTGAAAACTGCGCAGTGTGAATGATCACTCACTATTGAGAGCGATGAACCGTTCTGCCGTGACTGTAAAGACTGCTGCTGACATTCTGGGGCCCGCATTTTGAAGCCATAATGACACCATGAAAGCAGGACTAGCAGTCCAGCAGAACTGCACGAGGCAAGTTTGACAAGTGTGCTTGGCGTTTCCGTGTGACTGCTTGGGTGCATCCCGGAATTCCGGGAAATGTTGTGTGGTACTGCCATTCATCGTTGACGTATTGCTACCTGGGACGCCAAGCGTGCCATACCTGCGCACACACCGACATCCTTGGTGACAAAACGACACGGCCTTTGCGGAGTCTACTTGGCAGTCCAGACGGAACATACAGGATGAGAAGCTGACATGCAGGGAGCAATTGACAGAACCGTGAACTGAGTGCTTCTGGAGTGTTGCCCTGAGGGTGGGCACACGAGTCGCGAATTCTCTCGAACGTCTGTCAGAAAAGTGTGCTCTGTTGAACAGACGGGCTTCCGCTTGTTTCGTCTGGTCGACTTTAGAGTCGCAAGCAGAGTGCCCCGTTGTTGCTCTAGCTTTTCGCTCCTCGGCACCTCGCCGCGATTCAAATTGCAAGTGTCCCTCCGC from Toxoplasma gondii ME49 chromosome VIIa, whole genome shotgun sequence carries:
- the PP2CHN gene encoding protein phosphatase PP2C-hn (encoded by transcript TGME49_282055), with translation MFSCECHFCCANPNKSLPVIEQVTAYTCAKATAAMASLRVLALACLPLFAVLHADAKTLLGKVKRATGMGVGEGPSVAKKPKYTATVPGFTPPSGDQRMNEFMAVDTSGEFMRHLYIEEGRTVCASATSRNRRPTSESPHSDDVVVVEGMLRGRPETRVHAMFDGFQGRHSAMWLAQNVMNYLNDLRDVNEEEITRQFERMDGDLRAANLPGGSSALIIFVRYEKKPTEARVVGRQIVPEGAKEFTSVAEALGGPLMPVVAMNFRRDPRAAKGIYTIHVASLGNSRCVLKSGRTAIHLSTPHTASSHKERHRVQAAGGVFTTVNGELLLGGVVPMTRAFGSFDFKKGGQGKLQQDLVSAVPDVTTFFAYPGDDIVAGTAGAFAHFRSHAAIAAAIALYPVSPETVLDAAKAMVVNAKRRKVTKNISTFVRHLPESRTRSQKMLEGTSGENGEEDFSIDRTNELTQALQAGFFSFLLYYP